The Leucobacter chromiiresistens genome has a window encoding:
- a CDS encoding substrate-binding domain-containing protein: protein MKFTSRMSRGFAVAVAGAAALSLAACGAGDPAAQQGADESGKERVTVGVSVYDMSSFITEGKEGIDRYAEENNIEILWNVAKMDVSTQATQVDQFIQAGVDAIMVVPVQADTLQPQVTAASEAGIPFLDVNATLNNDEVAGSVQPDDVAAGAQEAQMMMDELGGKGNVVILQGPLGGSGEINRGAGIDQVLEENPDVKVLAKDTANWSRDEAVNKMKNWISAFGDDIDGVISQNDDMGLGAKQALREAGMDDVPVVGIDGIEDGLNAVKSGDFIGTSLQNGTVQLATGVAVAAAIARDEDVDNNLVYTMPPITQENVDDALEHVVTDRPAFLDGLSALIAENLKTGDIAYEGLPGQE from the coding sequence ATGAAGTTCACCTCCCGAATGAGCCGCGGATTCGCGGTCGCCGTGGCCGGCGCGGCAGCGCTGTCGCTCGCGGCTTGCGGTGCGGGCGATCCTGCAGCGCAGCAGGGTGCCGACGAGAGCGGCAAGGAGCGCGTCACCGTGGGCGTCAGCGTCTACGACATGTCCTCCTTCATCACCGAGGGCAAGGAGGGCATCGACCGCTACGCCGAAGAGAACAACATCGAGATCCTGTGGAACGTCGCGAAGATGGACGTCTCGACGCAGGCCACGCAGGTCGATCAGTTCATCCAGGCCGGCGTCGACGCCATCATGGTCGTCCCCGTGCAGGCCGACACCCTGCAGCCCCAGGTGACCGCTGCGAGCGAGGCGGGCATCCCCTTCCTCGACGTCAACGCGACGCTGAACAACGACGAGGTCGCGGGCAGCGTGCAGCCCGACGACGTCGCGGCGGGCGCTCAGGAAGCGCAGATGATGATGGACGAGCTCGGCGGCAAGGGCAACGTCGTCATCCTGCAGGGCCCCCTCGGCGGCTCGGGCGAGATCAACCGCGGCGCCGGCATCGACCAGGTGCTCGAGGAGAACCCCGACGTCAAGGTGCTCGCCAAGGACACGGCGAACTGGAGCCGCGACGAGGCCGTCAACAAGATGAAAAACTGGATCTCGGCATTCGGCGACGACATCGACGGCGTCATCTCGCAGAACGACGACATGGGCCTCGGCGCCAAGCAGGCGCTCCGCGAGGCGGGCATGGACGACGTGCCGGTCGTCGGCATCGACGGCATCGAGGACGGCCTGAACGCCGTCAAGAGCGGTGACTTCATCGGCACCTCGCTGCAGAACGGCACCGTGCAGCTCGCGACCGGCGTGGCCGTGGCCGCGGCGATCGCCCGCGACGAGGACGTCGACAACAACCTCGTCTACACGATGCCCCCCATCACGCAGGAGAACGTGGACGACGCGCTCGAGCACGTCGTCACCGACCGCCCGGCCTTCCTCGACGGCCTCAGCGCGCTGATCGCCGAGAACCTGAAGACCGGCGACATCGCGTACGAGGGCCTTCCCGGCCAGGAGTAA
- a CDS encoding ABC transporter permease codes for MSNPTQTEVMRTVSESGDLRRFSGPWFRELAIRYAMVIVMLLIIAFFLYRSARFGTVDNVTTILVAAAPFALIALGQTLVILTGGIDLSVGSVIALSAMAAAVAAKELPDQIWLAPIVAVAVGFAAGSINGFVVAVMKVPPFIATLGMLTLASGLAFVLGDGAPINGLPTEYGQFANTRVFGLTIPVILMIIMIVGFGLMMRRTSYGLRVYAVGGNPLAAQIAGVKTGRVLYSVYAISGALAGLSGIMLSSRVISGSPNLGQGYELDAIAAVVIGGASLMGGRGTVWGTALGLLLIQTLNNGLDILTVPAYWQDVIKGVLIVAAVAVDVWASKRRRS; via the coding sequence ATGTCGAATCCGACGCAGACCGAAGTGATGCGGACGGTGTCCGAGAGCGGCGACCTCCGCCGCTTCTCCGGCCCGTGGTTCCGCGAGCTGGCCATCCGCTACGCGATGGTCATCGTGATGCTGCTCATCATCGCGTTCTTCCTGTACCGGAGCGCCCGCTTCGGCACAGTCGACAACGTGACGACGATCCTCGTCGCAGCGGCGCCCTTCGCCCTGATCGCGCTCGGGCAGACGCTCGTCATCCTGACCGGCGGCATCGACCTGTCGGTCGGCAGCGTCATCGCGCTGAGCGCCATGGCGGCGGCCGTCGCCGCGAAGGAGCTGCCGGATCAGATCTGGCTCGCGCCGATCGTCGCCGTCGCGGTGGGCTTCGCCGCGGGGTCGATCAACGGCTTCGTCGTCGCCGTGATGAAGGTGCCGCCGTTCATCGCGACGCTCGGCATGCTCACCCTCGCCAGCGGTCTCGCCTTCGTGCTCGGCGACGGCGCCCCGATCAACGGCCTGCCGACCGAGTACGGCCAGTTCGCGAACACCCGCGTATTCGGGCTCACCATCCCCGTGATCCTCATGATCATCATGATCGTCGGCTTCGGGCTGATGATGCGCCGCACCAGCTACGGCCTGCGGGTCTACGCGGTGGGCGGCAACCCGCTCGCCGCGCAGATCGCCGGCGTGAAGACGGGTCGGGTGCTCTACAGCGTGTACGCGATCAGCGGTGCGCTCGCCGGGCTCTCGGGCATCATGCTCTCCTCGCGCGTGATCAGCGGCTCCCCGAACCTCGGTCAGGGGTACGAGCTCGACGCCATCGCGGCCGTCGTCATCGGCGGTGCGAGCCTCATGGGCGGTCGCGGCACGGTCTGGGGCACGGCGCTCGGCCTGCTGCTCATCCAGACCCTCAACAACGGTCTCGACATCTTGACCGTGCCCGCCTACTGGCAGGACGTGATCAAGGGCGTGCTCATCGTCGCGGCGGTCGCCGTCGACGTCTGGGCCAGCAAACGACGACGATCTTGA
- a CDS encoding sugar ABC transporter ATP-binding protein, producing MSNQQADVRDSAQHAPATGTLLECTNIVKGFGGIPVLRGISLRLEAGTITALAGENGAGKSTLMKIASGQYRPDGGSVEVQGTPLPAGNAQAAHRLGVAIVPQELASILELSVYENLFIGRELRGPLGLRRGAMIEQAREQLAVFGLETDPRKRMGDLPVGIRQIIEIVKATNTGASVILLDEPSSAISEREVGRLLEVMGLLRDRGVALLFTTHKMEEIRAIADRVIVLRDGELVEDRALAQLTDDDIVTAMIGRELEDLFPERGVPAADVVLELDALQVPGASEPISLQVRRGEIVGLAGLVGAGRTELMETVFGVRKAEGGEVRVRGSRVKPGEPAAAITAKMALVPEDRKGAGAVLPMSVLDNGTLPGLSQFSVAGFLKQRARRARVGEVMDSVRLRSRDLDQSLETLSGGNQQKVVLARWLTDDVDVLLLDEPTRGVDVGARSEIYRIIVDLAASGMAVLMASSDMPEILSLSHRALVLREGAVAGELSAAELSGAEVQDRIFRLASGLEVSGAGTAAAEPADAPRKDA from the coding sequence ATGAGTAACCAGCAGGCCGACGTGCGCGATTCAGCGCAGCACGCGCCGGCGACCGGAACGCTGCTCGAGTGCACGAATATCGTCAAGGGATTCGGTGGAATTCCGGTGCTGCGCGGCATCTCGCTCAGACTCGAGGCCGGTACCATCACGGCGCTCGCGGGCGAGAACGGCGCCGGGAAGTCGACGCTGATGAAGATCGCGTCGGGCCAGTACCGGCCCGACGGCGGCAGCGTCGAGGTGCAGGGCACGCCCCTCCCGGCCGGCAACGCGCAGGCCGCCCACCGGCTCGGCGTCGCCATCGTGCCGCAGGAGCTGGCGTCGATCCTCGAGCTCAGCGTCTACGAGAACCTCTTCATCGGCCGCGAACTGCGCGGCCCGCTCGGGCTCCGCCGCGGGGCGATGATCGAGCAGGCCCGGGAGCAGCTCGCCGTCTTCGGCCTCGAGACCGATCCCCGCAAGCGCATGGGCGACCTCCCCGTCGGCATCCGGCAGATCATCGAGATCGTCAAGGCGACGAACACCGGCGCCAGCGTCATCCTCCTCGACGAGCCCTCGAGCGCGATCTCGGAGCGCGAGGTCGGCCGTCTGCTCGAGGTGATGGGCCTGCTGCGCGACCGCGGCGTCGCGCTGCTGTTCACGACGCACAAGATGGAGGAGATCCGCGCCATCGCCGATCGCGTCATCGTGCTCCGCGACGGCGAGCTCGTCGAGGATCGGGCGCTCGCGCAGCTCACCGACGACGACATCGTCACCGCGATGATCGGCCGCGAGCTCGAAGACCTCTTCCCGGAGCGCGGGGTGCCCGCCGCCGACGTCGTGCTCGAGCTCGACGCGCTGCAGGTGCCGGGCGCGAGCGAGCCCATCTCGCTGCAGGTGCGCCGCGGCGAGATCGTCGGCCTGGCCGGCCTCGTGGGCGCGGGCCGCACCGAGCTCATGGAGACCGTCTTCGGCGTGCGCAAGGCCGAGGGCGGCGAGGTGCGCGTGCGCGGCAGCCGCGTGAAGCCGGGCGAACCCGCCGCCGCGATCACGGCGAAGATGGCGCTCGTCCCCGAGGATCGCAAGGGTGCGGGGGCGGTGCTGCCGATGTCGGTGCTCGACAACGGCACGCTGCCCGGCCTCTCCCAGTTCTCCGTCGCCGGCTTCCTCAAGCAGCGCGCCCGACGCGCGCGCGTCGGCGAGGTCATGGACTCGGTGCGTCTGCGCAGCCGCGACCTCGACCAGTCGCTCGAGACCCTCTCGGGCGGCAACCAGCAGAAGGTCGTGCTCGCGCGCTGGCTCACCGATGACGTCGACGTGCTGCTGCTCGACGAGCCCACCCGCGGCGTCGACGTCGGGGCCCGCAGCGAGATCTACCGCATCATCGTCGACCTCGCCGCGAGCGGCATGGCGGTGCTCATGGCGTCGAGCGACATGCCCGAGATCCTGAGCCTCTCGCATCGCGCGCTCGTGCTGCGCGAGGGAGCGGTGGCGGGAGAGCTCTCCGCAGCCGAGCTCTCCGGCGCCGAGGTGCAGGACCGCATCTTCCGCCTCGCCAGCGGACTCGAAGTCTCGGGGGCGGGCACGGCCGCCGCTGAACCAGCAGACGCTCCTCGAAAGGACGCATGA
- a CDS encoding sugar-binding transcriptional regulator, whose amino-acid sequence MSEAERRMALVATRHYLDGLSRIEIADELGISRFAVARLLEQARERGIVRFEIASPDDLDLALSAQLREAFRLRHAIVVHAPSGAEDTLKQRLGAAAARLVEEVMTPGEVLGLAAGRTLRQMVMAFDALPPVDVVQLEGVAAGLQESGVELVRHAARVSGGVPHALLAPLLTRSDETAALLRDEPAARETFSRFAEVTTAVVGIGSWNPEDSQVSMLAGQLGIRESLLDAGVRADLGAVLLDIDGAVVENAVGRSVGIDAARLRGVPHVLAVAGGPLKFVAVRAALRSGLIHSLACDAGTAQALLADASRTDPHRRSDT is encoded by the coding sequence ATGAGCGAAGCCGAACGCCGCATGGCCCTCGTCGCCACCCGACACTACCTCGACGGTCTCTCGCGCATCGAAATCGCAGATGAACTCGGCATTTCGAGGTTCGCCGTCGCCCGCCTGCTCGAGCAGGCCAGAGAGCGCGGCATCGTACGCTTCGAGATCGCCTCCCCCGACGACCTCGACCTCGCCCTCTCCGCTCAGTTGCGCGAGGCCTTCCGACTTCGACACGCAATTGTTGTACACGCGCCCAGCGGGGCGGAGGACACGCTGAAGCAGCGCCTCGGCGCCGCGGCCGCCCGCCTCGTCGAAGAGGTGATGACGCCGGGCGAGGTACTCGGCCTCGCGGCCGGCCGCACCCTGCGGCAGATGGTCATGGCGTTCGACGCGCTGCCCCCGGTCGACGTCGTGCAGCTCGAAGGGGTCGCCGCGGGCCTGCAGGAGAGCGGCGTGGAACTCGTGCGCCACGCCGCCCGCGTGTCCGGCGGCGTGCCCCACGCGCTGCTCGCACCCCTGCTCACCCGCAGCGACGAGACGGCCGCGCTGCTGCGCGACGAGCCCGCCGCCCGCGAGACGTTCTCCCGCTTCGCGGAGGTGACCACCGCGGTCGTCGGCATCGGCAGCTGGAACCCCGAGGACTCGCAGGTGTCGATGCTCGCCGGGCAGCTCGGGATCCGCGAATCCCTGCTCGACGCGGGCGTGCGCGCCGACCTCGGCGCCGTGCTGCTCGACATCGACGGCGCCGTGGTCGAGAATGCTGTGGGGCGGAGCGTCGGCATCGACGCCGCCAGACTCCGCGGCGTTCCGCACGTGCTCGCCGTCGCCGGCGGGCCGCTCAAGTTCGTCGCGGTGCGCGCCGCACTGCGCAGCGGGCTCATCCACTCGCTCGCGTGCGACGCGGGCACCGCCCAGGCGCTGCTCGCCGACGCCTCCCGCACCGACCCGCACCGAAGGAGCGATACATGA
- a CDS encoding SDR family oxidoreductase, which translates to MKFEDLQGRAAVVTGGGRGLGLSLAEALAGQGVDVALLDVLPDVEATAERLAERFGVRAIGIPTDVTDPEQISAAFDRIDAALGTPRVLLTAAGITLLEAAVDIDPVQWRRLQAINVDGTFFVAQEFARRLLAAQLGGSAILVSSMSAKIINVPQQQTAYNTSKAAVDHLTRSLAVEWAGAGIRVNAIAPGYFLSDMTKQFTESNPELAAEWTSRIPLGRMGDPADLHGLVAFLASDASAYLTAQSIVIDGGYTAL; encoded by the coding sequence ATGAAGTTCGAAGATCTGCAGGGGCGCGCAGCCGTCGTGACCGGCGGCGGGCGGGGCCTCGGCCTCTCGCTCGCCGAGGCCCTCGCCGGCCAGGGCGTCGACGTCGCGCTGCTCGACGTGCTGCCCGACGTGGAGGCCACCGCCGAGCGGCTCGCCGAACGCTTCGGCGTGCGGGCGATCGGCATCCCCACCGACGTCACCGACCCCGAGCAGATCTCGGCAGCGTTCGACCGGATCGACGCCGCACTCGGCACCCCGCGCGTGCTGCTCACCGCAGCCGGCATCACGCTGCTCGAGGCCGCGGTCGACATCGACCCCGTGCAGTGGCGCCGCCTCCAGGCGATCAACGTCGACGGCACCTTCTTCGTGGCCCAGGAGTTCGCGCGGCGGCTGCTCGCCGCGCAGCTCGGCGGATCCGCGATCCTCGTCTCGTCGATGTCGGCGAAGATCATCAACGTGCCCCAGCAGCAGACCGCGTACAACACTTCGAAGGCCGCCGTCGACCACCTCACCCGGTCGCTCGCCGTCGAGTGGGCGGGCGCCGGCATCCGGGTCAACGCCATCGCCCCCGGCTACTTCCTCTCCGACATGACCAAGCAGTTCACCGAGAGCAACCCCGAGCTCGCCGCCGAGTGGACCTCGCGCATCCCGCTCGGGCGCATGGGCGACCCCGCCGACCTGCACGGCCTCGTGGCCTTCCTCGCCTCCGACGCCTCCGCCTACCTCACCGCCCAGTCGATCGTCATCGACGGCGGGTACACGGCGCTGTGA
- a CDS encoding carbohydrate kinase family protein, which produces MKHARSAAPRALVFGEALVDVIDGTAFPGGSPLNVAVGLSRLGVDTTLAARFGDDAHGDRIAQHLAASSVAFAKPVAGAETSRAEVSLDATGQARYRFVLDSELPRMPLDGIDLVHAGSLGAVLAPGAAAVADAFDDPGARLRSYDPNIRPDLMQDHGATLDRVERLAARSHIVKLSDEDAAWLYPETDPDDVLARLLALGAPLAVVTRGGAGCSARFGGERLDVPAERVTVVDTVGAGDSFMAALLAAVLDGPLGDALLDGRPLDAAHVEGALRFAVRAAAVTASRAGANPPWTRELAGGA; this is translated from the coding sequence GTGAAGCACGCACGGAGCGCGGCGCCGCGAGCCCTGGTCTTCGGGGAGGCCCTCGTCGATGTGATCGACGGCACCGCGTTCCCCGGCGGCTCGCCGCTCAACGTCGCGGTCGGGCTCAGCCGCCTCGGCGTCGACACGACCCTCGCCGCGCGGTTCGGCGACGACGCGCACGGCGACCGCATCGCGCAGCACCTCGCCGCTTCGTCGGTCGCGTTCGCCAAGCCCGTCGCCGGGGCCGAGACGTCGCGGGCCGAGGTCTCGCTCGATGCGACGGGGCAGGCCCGGTACCGCTTCGTGCTCGACTCCGAGCTGCCGCGCATGCCGCTCGACGGCATCGACCTGGTGCACGCCGGCTCGCTCGGGGCCGTGCTCGCCCCCGGCGCCGCAGCCGTGGCCGACGCCTTCGACGATCCCGGCGCCCGCCTGCGCAGCTACGACCCGAACATCCGGCCCGATCTCATGCAGGATCACGGCGCGACGCTCGACCGGGTCGAGCGCCTCGCCGCCCGCAGTCACATCGTGAAGCTGAGCGACGAGGACGCCGCCTGGCTCTACCCCGAGACGGACCCCGACGACGTACTGGCGCGCCTGCTCGCCCTCGGCGCTCCGCTCGCCGTCGTGACTCGCGGCGGCGCGGGCTGCAGCGCGCGCTTCGGCGGCGAGCGCCTCGACGTGCCCGCCGAACGCGTGACCGTCGTCGACACGGTCGGCGCCGGGGACTCGTTCATGGCGGCGCTGCTCGCCGCGGTGCTCGACGGGCCGCTCGGCGACGCCCTGCTCGACGGGCGCCCGCTCGATGCGGCGCACGTCGAGGGCGCGCTGCGCTTCGCGGTGCGGGCCGCCGCCGTCACGGCTTCTCGGGCCGGCGCGAATCCGCCGTGGACGCGCGAGCTCGCCGGGGGTGCCTGA
- a CDS encoding response regulator transcription factor codes for MNTQPKGPRILIVDDEPSIRELLSTSLRFAGFGVRAVGNGAQTISAVLEEEPDLIVLDVMLPDMNGFSVTKRLRSAGYTAPIIFLTAKDDTEDKVEGLTVGGDDYVTKPFSLDEIIARIKAVLRRTIQEDEDSVLSVGPITMDQDTHEVTVQGASVELSPTEFKLLRYLMQNANRVLSKAQILDHVWEYDFNGDAGIVESYISYLRRKLDPLTEESLIQTKRGFGYMLKTEVK; via the coding sequence ATGAACACTCAGCCAAAAGGACCCAGGATTCTCATCGTCGATGACGAGCCCAGCATCCGCGAGCTGCTCAGCACGAGTCTGCGCTTCGCCGGGTTCGGCGTTCGCGCGGTCGGCAACGGCGCGCAGACCATCTCGGCGGTGCTCGAGGAGGAGCCCGATCTCATCGTGCTCGACGTCATGCTGCCCGACATGAACGGTTTCAGCGTCACGAAGCGGCTGCGCTCAGCCGGGTACACGGCCCCGATCATCTTCCTCACGGCGAAGGACGACACGGAGGACAAGGTCGAGGGCCTCACCGTCGGCGGCGACGACTACGTGACGAAGCCGTTCAGCCTCGACGAGATCATCGCCCGCATCAAGGCGGTGCTGCGGCGCACCATCCAGGAGGACGAGGACTCGGTGCTCAGCGTCGGCCCGATCACGATGGATCAGGACACGCACGAGGTGACCGTGCAGGGGGCCTCGGTCGAGCTCTCCCCCACGGAGTTCAAGCTGCTGCGCTATCTCATGCAGAACGCGAACCGGGTGCTCTCGAAGGCCCAGATCCTCGATCACGTCTGGGAGTACGACTTCAACGGCGACGCCGGCATCGTGGAGTCGTACATCTCGTACCTGCGGCGCAAGCTCGATCCGCTGACCGAGGAGTCGCTGATCCAGACGAAGCGCGGCTTCGGCTACATGCTGAAGACCGAAGTCAAGTAG
- a CDS encoding sensor histidine kinase codes for MARPNWSERWADVSLRAKITGVTVFILFLGLIVAGVGTLAVLQPMLTSNQTQALERLRENPTPALRPYANFNGLTPEDITQAPSGYYVALLDADGNVIRDNTRDQDRKTLPAVTGITLDSVMSEYQSALIGLRSADGVKWNAIVKPIYQEGQAAGTLLIASSTAPVTQTVAQYIIIFTGFGIAVILLGAALTRLLVTATFLPLAEVERTALEIARGDYSKRIMISSPHTEVGHLGQSLNIMLDRLDGSLEDQSRTIERMRRFIGDASHELRTPLVSVRGYAELYRMGALQEEENVAQAMERIEKEAIRMTSLVEDLLALARLDERRPLALAALPLNQLATDAALDARAQAPDREVTVVTDPAEPTVIGDEHKVRQLMTNLLGNAMRHTPDGGPIELVVSHPTPEPGAKPFARFEIVDHGEGVPEQIRDKIFGRFWRADTSRNRETGGSGLGLAIVKSIVDAHGGSVSVHETPGGGATFRVDLPSAEASDDTVPVPRLP; via the coding sequence GTGGCTCGGCCCAACTGGTCGGAGCGTTGGGCCGACGTCTCGCTGCGGGCGAAGATCACGGGCGTCACGGTCTTCATCCTCTTCCTCGGGCTCATCGTGGCGGGCGTCGGCACGCTCGCGGTGCTGCAGCCGATGCTGACGTCGAATCAGACTCAGGCGCTCGAGCGGCTGCGCGAGAACCCGACCCCGGCGCTGCGCCCCTACGCCAACTTCAACGGGCTCACCCCTGAAGACATCACGCAGGCGCCGAGCGGGTACTACGTGGCGCTGCTCGACGCCGATGGCAATGTGATCCGCGACAACACGCGAGATCAGGATCGGAAGACGCTGCCCGCAGTGACGGGCATCACCCTCGACTCGGTGATGTCGGAGTACCAGTCGGCGCTCATCGGGCTGCGTTCCGCTGATGGCGTGAAGTGGAACGCGATCGTCAAGCCGATCTATCAGGAGGGGCAGGCGGCCGGCACGCTGCTCATCGCCTCCTCGACCGCTCCGGTGACGCAGACGGTCGCGCAGTACATCATCATCTTCACCGGGTTCGGCATCGCGGTGATCCTGCTCGGGGCCGCGCTCACCCGCCTGCTCGTCACGGCCACGTTCCTGCCGCTGGCGGAGGTCGAGCGCACCGCGCTCGAGATCGCGCGCGGCGACTACTCGAAGCGCATCATGATCTCGAGCCCGCATACCGAGGTCGGGCACCTCGGCCAGTCGCTCAACATCATGCTCGATCGGCTCGATGGCTCGCTCGAGGACCAATCGCGCACGATCGAGCGGATGCGGCGCTTCATCGGCGACGCCAGCCACGAGCTGCGCACTCCCCTGGTGTCGGTGCGCGGCTACGCGGAGCTGTACCGCATGGGGGCGCTGCAGGAGGAGGAGAACGTCGCCCAGGCGATGGAGCGCATCGAGAAGGAGGCGATCCGCATGACCTCGCTCGTCGAGGATCTGCTCGCGCTCGCACGTCTCGACGAGCGCCGCCCGCTGGCGCTCGCCGCACTCCCCCTGAATCAGCTCGCCACCGACGCCGCGCTCGATGCGCGGGCGCAGGCCCCGGATCGTGAGGTGACCGTCGTCACCGATCCGGCGGAGCCGACGGTGATCGGCGACGAGCACAAGGTGCGGCAGCTCATGACGAACCTGCTGGGCAACGCCATGCGGCACACCCCTGATGGCGGGCCGATCGAGCTCGTCGTGTCGCACCCGACCCCCGAGCCCGGCGCGAAGCCGTTCGCGCGCTTCGAGATCGTCGACCACGGGGAGGGCGTGCCCGAGCAGATCCGCGACAAGATCTTCGGCCGCTTCTGGCGCGCGGACACCTCCCGCAACCGCGAGACCGGCGGCTCGGGGCTCGGCCTCGCGATCGTCAAGTCGATCGTCGACGCGCACGGCGGGTCGGTGAGCGTGCACGAGACGCCGGGCGGGGGCGCCACGTTCCGCGTGGACCTGCCGAGTGCGGAGGCCTCGGACGACACGGTCCCGGTCCCCCGCCTCCCCTGA
- a CDS encoding DUF559 domain-containing protein, producing MSMRAELHRAGGLLRSTDLMQRGYSAHAIASACAAGAVMRPARGWIALPDADRELVLAAQRGMVVTCVTLARRRDLWVRRSGGLHLATRSPKQHAPRGPHRVHWGGAVVRREPFAIIDSIENALNYVATCQPPDEALAIWESALHSGLVSRPALARLPFRGAARRLLERCSPHSGSGVETYVLQRLRRLRLHDVPQAIVRGRPVDFLIERCVILEVDGATHTGRQRDRDNLNDAIEALDGYFCIRVSYRQVFEDWPEVQRLVMMAVAQAQLAGGPGGRA from the coding sequence ATGAGCATGCGAGCAGAACTTCATCGGGCGGGCGGTCTGCTGCGATCGACCGATCTCATGCAGCGCGGGTATTCTGCGCACGCCATCGCCTCCGCCTGCGCAGCGGGAGCGGTCATGCGGCCGGCGCGCGGCTGGATCGCGCTGCCGGATGCGGATCGGGAGCTCGTGCTCGCCGCGCAGCGCGGCATGGTGGTGACGTGTGTGACGCTCGCGCGCAGACGTGACCTGTGGGTGCGTCGTTCCGGCGGGCTCCACCTCGCGACGCGGTCGCCGAAGCAGCACGCGCCCCGCGGGCCGCATCGGGTGCACTGGGGCGGGGCCGTCGTCCGACGCGAGCCGTTCGCGATCATCGACTCGATCGAGAACGCGCTCAATTACGTCGCCACCTGTCAGCCGCCGGATGAGGCTCTCGCGATCTGGGAGTCCGCACTGCACAGCGGGCTCGTCTCCCGCCCTGCGCTCGCCCGGCTCCCCTTCCGGGGAGCCGCACGGCGACTCCTGGAGCGATGCAGTCCGCACTCCGGGTCAGGAGTGGAGACGTATGTGCTGCAGCGACTGCGGCGGCTGCGCCTGCACGACGTTCCACAGGCGATCGTCAGGGGGCGCCCAGTCGACTTCCTCATCGAACGATGCGTGATTCTGGAAGTCGACGGCGCGACGCACACCGGGCGACAACGCGATCGCGACAATCTCAACGACGCGATCGAAGCCCTCGACGGGTACTTCTGCATTCGAGTCTCGTATCGACAGGTCTTCGAGGACTGGCCGGAGGTGCAGCGGCTCGTGATGATGGCCGTCGCGCAGGCGCAGCTCGCGGGAGGCCCGGGCGGCCGCGCATGA